One segment of Microbacterium arborescens DNA contains the following:
- a CDS encoding PHP domain-containing protein, protein MGTAERAPGFHGPSDLHLHSVRSDGTESPAGVVQAAHRAGLRTVALTDHDTTAGWAEAAEATASLGMTLIPGMELSARHEWRTVHLLAYLFDPDHPRLRAEMERIREDRVGRAERIVRSIARSHDLTWDDVLAQTGAGATVGRPHIADALVARGLAADRAAAFAGILHPSQGHFTPHYAPDPITAVELVVAAGGVPILAHPSPSGRERMMPAGVLRELVAHGLAGFEIEHRENTVDGKRALRAIAADLDLIVTGSSDYHGLGKPNQPGENTTDDEMVERIIARGSGTAPVYA, encoded by the coding sequence ATGGGAACGGCAGAGCGCGCACCGGGGTTCCACGGCCCCAGCGACCTGCATCTGCACTCCGTGCGCTCGGACGGCACGGAGTCGCCCGCGGGAGTCGTGCAGGCGGCGCACCGAGCCGGACTGCGGACGGTCGCTCTGACGGACCACGACACGACCGCGGGCTGGGCGGAAGCCGCGGAGGCGACGGCCTCTCTGGGCATGACGCTGATCCCGGGCATGGAGCTCAGCGCGCGTCACGAATGGCGGACCGTGCATCTGCTCGCCTACCTCTTCGACCCCGACCATCCCCGACTGCGAGCCGAGATGGAACGCATCCGCGAAGACAGGGTCGGGCGCGCCGAACGGATCGTGCGCAGCATCGCGCGCTCCCACGACCTGACGTGGGACGACGTGCTCGCCCAGACGGGGGCCGGCGCGACGGTAGGACGACCGCACATCGCCGACGCCCTCGTCGCACGGGGCCTCGCCGCCGATCGTGCCGCCGCGTTCGCCGGCATCCTGCATCCCAGTCAAGGGCACTTCACCCCGCACTACGCGCCCGACCCGATCACCGCCGTCGAGCTGGTCGTGGCCGCCGGGGGAGTGCCGATCCTCGCGCATCCGTCGCCGAGCGGACGCGAGCGCATGATGCCGGCCGGCGTGTTGCGAGAACTCGTAGCCCACGGCCTCGCCGGCTTCGAGATCGAGCACCGCGAGAACACCGTGGACGGAAAGCGCGCCCTCCGCGCCATCGCCGCCGACCTCGATCTCATCGTGACCGGGTCGAGCGATTACCACGGTCTCGGCAAGCCGAACCAGCCCGGCGAGAACACCACCGACGACGAGATGGTCGAGCGGATCATCGCCCGTGGCAGCGGAACGGCGCCCGTCTACGCATAG